In Bacillus sp. FJAT-45037, the following are encoded in one genomic region:
- a CDS encoding YlmH family RNA-binding protein, whose amino-acid sequence MSIFQHYREEERPFVEQVVSWKEEVGLMHQVRRTDFLDPREQAIVKSIIGHDEDVIVQCFGGGPTTERKRAYICPPYLEIDPSKFDLTLFSIHFPAKFVTLTHSDVLGSLMNIGLVRHKFGDITVEQDTAQVIVASEIADFVEMNVTKIGKASVRMEPLPLSEYKSSPATWSDEAATISSLRIDTVLSEIYNLSRAKVRPYIEKGLVKVNWRICDQVDFVVKEGDYISVRGYGRSKIDSLEGRTKKDKVRIRYGKLT is encoded by the coding sequence ATGTCAATCTTTCAGCACTATAGGGAAGAAGAAAGACCCTTTGTCGAACAAGTGGTATCGTGGAAGGAGGAAGTCGGTTTAATGCATCAAGTGCGGAGAACGGACTTCCTTGACCCGAGAGAACAAGCAATCGTCAAGTCGATTATCGGCCATGATGAAGATGTCATTGTCCAATGTTTTGGGGGCGGACCAACGACTGAGCGAAAGCGTGCTTACATATGTCCACCGTATCTTGAAATTGATCCCTCTAAATTCGATCTTACATTATTTAGCATCCATTTTCCGGCGAAATTTGTGACGCTTACTCATTCAGATGTTCTTGGCTCTTTAATGAATATAGGTTTAGTGCGGCACAAGTTTGGAGATATTACAGTAGAACAAGATACGGCTCAAGTGATCGTAGCAAGTGAAATCGCTGACTTTGTCGAAATGAATGTTACAAAGATTGGAAAAGCGAGTGTGCGGATGGAGCCACTTCCCCTTTCAGAGTACAAGTCATCACCAGCTACATGGTCTGATGAGGCAGCGACTATTTCATCACTTCGAATTGATACGGTTCTATCTGAAATCTATAACTTATCTAGAGCGAAAGTAAGACCTTATATTGAAAAGGGACTAGTTAAAGTGAATTGGAGAATATGTGATCAAGTAGACTTTGTTGTTAAAGAAGGAGATTACATCTCAGTTCGTGGATATGGGCGTAGTAAAATTGATTCGCTTGAAGGTCGGACAAAAAAAGACAAAGTGCGCATTCGTTATGGTAAACTCACTTAA
- a CDS encoding YggT family protein: MQTIGYLLYNAMYIYSFLIIGYILLSWFPNARESSFGQFLGSIVEPYLEPFRRFVPPLGMIDLSPIVAIIVLRLASNGVLAIFS; encoded by the coding sequence GTGCAAACTATAGGTTATTTATTATATAACGCTATGTATATCTACTCATTTTTAATTATTGGTTATATCCTTCTCTCATGGTTTCCGAATGCGCGTGAATCCTCATTTGGTCAGTTTTTAGGGAGTATCGTTGAGCCGTATTTAGAGCCATTTAGACGCTTTGTTCCGCCACTTGGAATGATAGACCTTTCTCCGATCGTTGCCATTATCGTGCTTCGTCTAGCAAGTAACGGTGTATTAGCGATTTTTAGTTAG
- a CDS encoding cell division protein SepF, with translation MGMKKKFKRFFELEDDVREYEEVVDEQDEELDPVSNDNKGSKKQQAQGNVVSLQSVQKGAKVILVEPRTYDEAQDIADHLKNRKAVIINLQRVSYDQAKRVVDFLSGTVYAIGGDIQKLGQNIFLCTPDNVDVTGSISEMLQEQFDR, from the coding sequence GTGGGCATGAAGAAGAAGTTTAAACGTTTTTTCGAATTAGAGGATGATGTTCGTGAGTACGAAGAGGTAGTCGATGAACAAGATGAGGAACTAGATCCTGTTTCAAACGATAATAAGGGGTCCAAAAAACAACAAGCACAAGGAAATGTTGTTAGTTTACAGAGTGTTCAAAAAGGGGCAAAAGTCATTCTTGTCGAACCGAGAACATATGATGAAGCACAAGATATTGCGGATCATTTAAAGAATCGAAAAGCTGTCATTATCAACTTGCAACGTGTTTCGTATGACCAAGCAAAGAGAGTAGTCGATTTTTTAAGTGGAACAGTGTATGCTATTGGAGGAGACATTCAAAAACTCGGTCAAAATATCTTCTTATGTACACCTGATAATGTTGATGTAACAGGCTCCATATCAGAAATGTTGCAAGAACAATTTGATCGTTAA
- a CDS encoding YggS family pyridoxal phosphate-dependent enzyme has translation MSVKHNLDHIQSEIAAICERVGRSPENIHIVAVTKYVSVQRAQEALEAGIVHFGENRHEGLEQKRRELGILPKWHFIGSLQSKKVKHVVNDISYLHSLDRLSLASEVDKRLADDKKLPCFVQVNVSAEESKSGLSPDEVIPFIEKLVKYPSIVVIGLMTMAPFVSDVEETRPIFKKLKQLQMEIATKQWVHAPCTELSMGMSNDYQIAIEEGATFIRVGTALVGKEDVSN, from the coding sequence TTGTCAGTAAAACATAATCTTGATCACATTCAATCAGAGATAGCTGCAATTTGTGAAAGAGTCGGGAGAAGTCCTGAGAACATTCACATTGTCGCTGTTACAAAATATGTAAGTGTCCAGCGAGCGCAAGAAGCACTTGAAGCAGGCATTGTCCATTTCGGAGAAAATAGACATGAAGGGCTAGAGCAGAAACGGAGAGAATTAGGGATTCTGCCCAAATGGCATTTTATCGGTTCACTTCAATCAAAGAAAGTGAAACATGTCGTAAATGATATCTCCTATTTACATTCACTTGATCGCTTGTCGTTAGCGAGTGAAGTGGACAAGCGTTTAGCGGACGATAAAAAGCTTCCGTGCTTTGTACAAGTGAATGTATCTGCAGAAGAATCAAAGTCAGGGTTATCACCAGATGAGGTGATACCATTTATTGAAAAGCTAGTTAAATATCCGTCTATCGTAGTGATTGGTTTGATGACGATGGCACCGTTTGTTTCGGATGTTGAAGAAACGAGGCCGATATTTAAGAAGTTAAAGCAACTCCAAATGGAAATTGCTACAAAACAATGGGTTCACGCACCATGTACAGAGTTATCAATGGGTATGTCAAATGATTATCAAATAGCGATTGAAGAAGGAGCTACCTTTATACGAGTAGGTACTGCCTTAGTGGGAAAAGAAGACGTGAGTAATTAA
- the pgeF gene encoding peptidoglycan editing factor PgeF — translation MGEPFIQQDDTHLSVDRWQTEHPTLLAGISTRDGGVSQPPFSSLNMGFHVQDNEQDVRENRVRLARKLRMPLERWVSSEQIHEATIQKISHQEKGLGATTLETAIKGTDGLYTRENGILLTSLYADCVPLLFFAPKHQAVGLAHAGWKGTVASIGPKMIDAWVNDEQIPIEDIKVAIGPCISGEAYEVDERPVEAVCKICPLAEEKNIFYPNNQGRYQLDLRKLNQELLINQGVKKENILISTICTASDERMYSYRAESGLTGRMMSYIGLK, via the coding sequence ATGGGTGAACCATTTATTCAACAAGATGACACACATTTATCCGTAGATCGTTGGCAAACTGAGCACCCAACACTCCTTGCTGGGATCTCTACAAGAGATGGCGGAGTCAGCCAGCCGCCTTTTTCCTCTCTAAATATGGGTTTTCATGTTCAAGATAATGAGCAAGATGTGCGTGAAAATCGTGTACGTTTAGCACGAAAATTACGTATGCCACTTGAACGATGGGTAAGCTCTGAACAAATTCACGAAGCTACAATTCAAAAAATTTCACACCAAGAAAAAGGTCTTGGCGCGACAACACTCGAGACAGCGATAAAGGGAACAGATGGTTTATACACGAGAGAGAATGGGATTTTGTTAACAAGTTTATATGCAGACTGTGTTCCTCTCTTGTTTTTTGCCCCGAAGCATCAAGCAGTTGGTTTGGCACATGCAGGGTGGAAAGGCACAGTAGCCTCCATTGGCCCGAAAATGATCGATGCATGGGTCAATGATGAGCAGATTCCTATTGAAGACATAAAGGTTGCTATTGGCCCTTGTATTAGTGGAGAGGCATATGAAGTCGACGAAAGGCCGGTCGAAGCAGTTTGCAAGATCTGTCCACTAGCAGAAGAGAAAAACATTTTCTATCCGAATAATCAAGGTCGCTATCAGCTTGATTTACGTAAATTAAATCAAGAATTATTAATTAATCAAGGTGTGAAGAAAGAAAACATCTTAATTTCTACGATTTGTACAGCAAGTGATGAAAGGATGTACTCATATCGCGCTGAATCAGGTTTAACAGGGCGTATGATGAGTTATATCGGACTTAAGTAG
- a CDS encoding YlmC/YmxH family sporulation protein, whose protein sequence is MMKISDLQSKDIVNMENGKRLGHLTDLDINLNTGAIEAMVINSTGKMMGLFGREEQEIIIPWKNIIKIGSDVILVEVPESLRPPLPNISQQTTVRRR, encoded by the coding sequence ATGATGAAAATATCAGATCTACAATCTAAAGACATCGTTAACATGGAGAATGGAAAGCGCTTAGGACATTTGACCGACCTAGATATCAATTTAAATACAGGTGCCATTGAAGCGATGGTGATTAACAGTACAGGAAAAATGATGGGCTTATTTGGACGGGAAGAACAAGAAATAATCATTCCTTGGAAAAACATTATAAAAATTGGATCCGATGTGATTCTTGTTGAGGTCCCAGAAAGTCTAAGGCCCCCACTTCCGAATATAAGTCAACAGACGACAGTAAGAAGGCGATGA
- the sigG gene encoding RNA polymerase sporulation sigma factor SigG — MTRNKVEICGVDTSKLPVLKSTEMRVLFTQLQSGDYSAREVLVNGNLRLVLSVIQRFNNRGEYVDDLFQVGCIGLMKSIDNFDLGQNVKFSTYAVPMIIGEIRRYLRDNNPIRVSRSLRDIAYKALQVRDQLMAEKKRETEPTVQEIAKILDVPKEDVVFALDAIQDPVSLFEPIYNDGGDPIFVMDQISDDRNKDVNWVEEIALKEAMVRLNDREKMILNMRFYQGKTQMEVADEIGISQAQVSRLEKAAIQQMNKHAQS; from the coding sequence TTGACACGAAATAAAGTTGAAATTTGTGGTGTGGATACATCGAAGCTTCCAGTATTAAAAAGCACAGAAATGCGCGTACTTTTTACTCAGCTTCAAAGTGGTGATTACAGTGCAAGAGAAGTGTTAGTGAATGGGAATTTACGTTTAGTACTTAGCGTCATTCAACGTTTCAACAATCGCGGGGAATACGTCGATGATCTGTTTCAAGTCGGTTGCATTGGATTAATGAAGTCGATTGACAATTTCGATTTAGGTCAAAATGTTAAATTTTCAACGTATGCAGTGCCAATGATCATTGGTGAAATTAGACGTTATTTACGAGATAATAACCCTATTCGTGTATCAAGGTCATTGCGAGATATTGCCTACAAAGCATTACAAGTGCGTGATCAACTAATGGCTGAAAAAAAGCGTGAAACGGAGCCCACGGTTCAAGAAATTGCGAAAATCTTAGATGTTCCAAAAGAAGATGTCGTGTTTGCACTAGATGCGATCCAAGATCCAGTTTCATTATTTGAACCAATTTACAATGACGGAGGAGATCCTATTTTCGTCATGGATCAAATTAGTGATGATCGTAATAAAGACGTAAACTGGGTGGAAGAAATTGCGTTAAAAGAAGCGATGGTCAGATTGAATGACCGTGAGAAAATGATTTTGAATATGAGGTTTTATCAAGGCAAGACACAGATGGAAGTGGCTGATGAAATTGGTATTTCGCAAGCGCAAGTATCAAGGCTTGAAAAAGCAGCGATTCAGCAAATGAATAAGCACGCCCAAAGTTGA
- the sigE gene encoding RNA polymerase sporulation sigma factor SigE translates to MLKLKIRLWWFRILDRLGMKPDEIYYIGGSEALPPPLSKEEEAVLLKKLPSGDKAVRSMLIERNLRLVVYIARKFENTGINIEDLISIGTIGLIKAVNTFNPEKKIKLATYASRCIENEILMYLRRNNKTRSEVSFDEPLNIDWDGNELLLSDVLGTEEDIITRGIEEKVDRKLLVKALHTLNEREKQIMELRFGLAGEEEKTQKDVADMLGISQSYISRLEKRIIKRLQKEFNKMV, encoded by the coding sequence ATGTTGAAGCTGAAGATCAGACTATGGTGGTTTCGTATTCTAGATCGTTTGGGGATGAAACCAGATGAAATCTATTATATTGGAGGTAGCGAAGCGCTCCCACCACCTCTTTCAAAAGAAGAAGAAGCAGTGCTCCTCAAAAAACTACCTTCAGGCGATAAAGCTGTTCGATCCATGCTAATCGAACGTAATTTAAGGCTAGTCGTCTATATTGCAAGAAAGTTCGAAAATACTGGTATTAATATTGAAGACTTGATTAGTATTGGCACGATTGGATTAATTAAAGCCGTAAACACATTTAATCCCGAAAAAAAAATAAAACTTGCAACCTATGCCTCACGATGTATAGAAAATGAAATTCTTATGTATTTACGTAGAAACAACAAAACCCGCTCAGAAGTATCATTTGATGAGCCACTAAATATTGATTGGGATGGGAATGAGCTTCTTTTGTCCGATGTACTTGGTACAGAGGAGGATATCATTACACGAGGTATAGAAGAAAAAGTTGATAGAAAACTTCTCGTAAAAGCCCTCCACACGTTAAATGAGAGAGAAAAGCAAATTATGGAATTACGCTTTGGATTGGCAGGTGAAGAAGAAAAAACGCAAAAAGATGTCGCGGACATGCTAGGTATCTCCCAATCATATATATCGAGACTAGAGAAACGAATTATTAAACGATTACAAAAAGAATTCAACAAAATGGTCTAA
- the spoIIGA gene encoding sigma-E processing peptidase SpoIIGA, protein MTLYLDVIWFLNLCIDYLLIALTAIALKRKFLHVRFILAALFASLIIFLMFTPIGSLFYQPWMKLIYSILIVLIAFGFKRWKYFLQSFFMFYFVTFMTGGGLFALHYFWRTEIDLLEAVSSPAAAGYGSGISWVFVVIGFPLVWFFSKHRIETMEVKRIEYQQLATVQICIDGHLIRTDGLIDSGNKLHDPITKAPVMILEASCLYDAFGQDCIQQLLNLTMTTDDENDVTDELLKRTKVIPYKVIGQSTPFLTALKPDYVIVKHGGHEFKTKHVLVGLQDQELSPEQAYRSIIHPSLVLGPSVSTIAN, encoded by the coding sequence ATGACTCTTTACCTCGATGTGATCTGGTTTCTTAATCTTTGCATTGACTATTTATTAATTGCTTTAACAGCTATTGCTCTTAAGCGAAAGTTTCTCCATGTTAGATTTATTTTAGCCGCTTTATTTGCCTCATTGATTATCTTTTTAATGTTCACACCTATTGGTAGTTTATTTTATCAACCATGGATGAAATTAATTTATTCCATTTTGATTGTTCTCATTGCCTTTGGATTTAAGAGGTGGAAGTACTTTCTTCAAAGTTTCTTTATGTTTTACTTTGTTACCTTTATGACAGGTGGTGGCTTGTTCGCTCTACATTATTTTTGGCGAACAGAAATTGATCTATTGGAGGCTGTATCTTCCCCAGCAGCAGCGGGATACGGTAGTGGCATTAGTTGGGTCTTTGTCGTGATAGGCTTTCCACTTGTATGGTTCTTTTCAAAACATCGAATCGAGACAATGGAAGTTAAGAGAATCGAATACCAACAATTAGCTACTGTACAAATTTGCATTGATGGACATCTGATACGAACAGATGGATTGATTGATAGTGGTAATAAACTTCACGATCCGATTACTAAGGCTCCGGTGATGATTTTAGAAGCATCATGCTTATATGATGCTTTTGGACAAGATTGCATTCAACAATTATTAAATTTAACTATGACGACCGACGACGAGAATGATGTTACAGATGAATTATTAAAGCGCACAAAAGTGATTCCGTATAAAGTGATTGGACAATCGACACCATTTCTTACGGCCCTCAAACCTGATTATGTGATAGTGAAGCATGGCGGACATGAGTTTAAGACAAAGCATGTGTTAGTTGGTTTGCAAGATCAAGAGTTATCACCTGAACAAGCGTACAGAAGCATTATTCACCCATCGCTTGTTCTAGGGCCGTCAGTAAGCACAATTGCCAATTAA
- the ftsZ gene encoding cell division protein FtsZ — MLEFEMDMDQLAQIKVIGVGGGGSNAVNRMIENGLQGVEFIAVNTDAQALHLSKAEIKLQLGGKLTRGLGAGANPDIGKKAAEESRDQLEEVLQGADMVFITAGMGGGTGTGAAPVIAEVAKEIGALTVGVVTRPFTFEGRKRQNQAATGIGALKEKVDTLIVIPNDRLLEIVDKNTPMLEAFREADNVLRQGVQGISDLIAVPGLINLDFADVKTIMTDKGSALMGIGIATGENRASEAAKKAISSPLLETSVDGAQGVLMNITGGSNLSLYEVHEAAEIVSAASDAEVNMIFGSVINENLKDEIIVTVIATGFDDTENKPQRQTPQNQMKQQQQQQVKPMQEEPQKESKFQQQQQSQQPQDSSDTLDIPTFLRNRRNRTR, encoded by the coding sequence ATGTTAGAATTTGAAATGGATATGGATCAATTAGCACAAATTAAAGTAATTGGTGTAGGTGGCGGAGGTAGTAATGCCGTTAACCGAATGATTGAAAATGGTTTGCAAGGTGTAGAATTTATAGCTGTTAATACGGATGCACAAGCGTTGCATCTGTCAAAAGCAGAGATCAAGTTACAGCTTGGTGGAAAATTAACTCGTGGCTTAGGTGCTGGTGCTAATCCTGATATTGGAAAAAAAGCAGCAGAAGAAAGTCGTGACCAATTAGAGGAAGTTCTTCAAGGCGCAGATATGGTCTTCATCACAGCTGGAATGGGTGGTGGAACAGGAACTGGAGCAGCACCTGTTATTGCTGAAGTGGCAAAAGAGATCGGGGCCCTAACAGTAGGGGTGGTAACACGTCCATTTACCTTTGAAGGTCGTAAACGTCAAAATCAAGCAGCAACAGGAATTGGTGCTTTAAAAGAAAAAGTAGATACATTAATTGTTATTCCTAATGATCGTCTACTTGAAATTGTTGATAAGAATACACCAATGCTTGAAGCATTCCGCGAAGCTGACAACGTACTTCGTCAAGGTGTGCAGGGGATCTCTGACTTAATTGCCGTACCTGGTCTGATTAACCTAGACTTTGCAGATGTAAAGACAATTATGACAGATAAAGGTTCTGCATTAATGGGAATTGGCATTGCAACTGGCGAAAACCGTGCATCAGAAGCGGCTAAAAAAGCCATTTCAAGTCCATTACTTGAAACATCTGTAGATGGTGCTCAAGGTGTTCTAATGAACATTACTGGTGGATCAAACTTAAGTTTATATGAAGTACATGAAGCCGCAGAAATTGTTTCAGCAGCTTCTGATGCAGAAGTAAACATGATCTTCGGTTCTGTTATTAATGAAAATTTAAAAGATGAAATCATTGTAACGGTTATTGCAACAGGTTTTGATGACACGGAGAATAAGCCACAACGTCAAACGCCTCAAAACCAAATGAAGCAACAGCAACAACAACAAGTAAAGCCAATGCAAGAAGAGCCTCAAAAAGAGTCGAAATTCCAACAACAACAACAATCTCAACAGCCGCAAGACTCTTCTGACACATTGGACATCCCTACATTTTTACGTAACCGCCGTAACCGCACAAGATAA
- the ftsA gene encoding cell division protein FtsA, translating into MNNNEIYVSLDIGTSNVRVIIGEVANGTINIVGVGNSLSEGIRKGAIVDIDETVRSIKKAIEQAERMVGLSIKQVIVGVNGNHVQLQPCHGVVAVSSPDREIGDEDIQRVIDAAQVVSIPPEREIIDVIPKQFVVDGLEEINDPRGMIGVRLEMEGTIITGSKTILHNLLRCVERAGLQIADICLQPLAAGSVAISKDEKNLGVCLVDIGGGSSTVSVFEQGTLQSTSVIPIGGEHITNDIAIGLRVSTEEAERIKIKYGHSFIDEASDEERFNVSAIGSGEKDEFSQYDLAHIIEPRMEEIYELIYKEIMRLGHRDFPSGYVLTGGTVMIPGVLELGKDLLQGNVRVAIPDYIGVREPQYTTSVGLIQFAYKNVKIQGKEIAASVAEYEAPEKTHKEKKMQNAEKKKSGVEDGTKAKSKMKNWFKVFFE; encoded by the coding sequence TTGAACAACAATGAGATTTATGTAAGTCTAGACATCGGTACATCCAATGTCCGAGTCATAATTGGTGAAGTGGCGAACGGTACGATTAATATTGTCGGAGTAGGGAATTCTCTGTCAGAAGGCATTCGTAAAGGAGCAATTGTCGATATAGATGAAACGGTGCGCTCCATAAAAAAAGCGATTGAACAAGCTGAGAGAATGGTTGGCCTCTCTATCAAACAAGTCATTGTCGGTGTAAATGGTAATCATGTACAACTGCAACCTTGTCACGGTGTAGTGGCTGTTTCAAGTCCTGATAGAGAAATTGGTGATGAAGACATCCAACGAGTCATTGATGCAGCTCAAGTTGTCTCAATTCCACCTGAAAGAGAAATCATTGATGTTATACCTAAGCAATTTGTTGTTGACGGTTTAGAAGAAATTAATGATCCTAGAGGCATGATTGGTGTAAGGCTTGAAATGGAAGGAACAATCATTACAGGTTCTAAGACCATCTTACATAATTTGTTGCGTTGTGTTGAAAGAGCTGGATTACAGATAGCCGATATTTGTCTTCAACCACTTGCAGCTGGGTCGGTTGCTATTTCTAAAGACGAAAAGAATTTAGGTGTGTGTCTTGTAGATATTGGTGGAGGATCATCTACCGTTTCAGTGTTTGAACAAGGCACATTACAGTCGACATCGGTCATTCCAATTGGTGGAGAACATATCACTAATGACATTGCGATTGGTCTAAGAGTTTCAACGGAAGAAGCGGAACGAATAAAAATTAAATATGGTCATTCTTTTATTGATGAAGCTTCTGATGAAGAGCGCTTTAATGTTTCGGCTATCGGTAGTGGAGAGAAGGATGAGTTTAGTCAATATGATTTAGCACATATTATTGAACCAAGGATGGAAGAGATCTATGAGTTAATTTATAAAGAGATCATGCGCCTAGGGCATCGTGATTTTCCTAGTGGATACGTCCTGACAGGGGGCACAGTAATGATTCCTGGTGTGCTTGAACTTGGGAAGGATCTTTTACAAGGTAACGTAAGGGTAGCGATCCCGGACTACATTGGTGTACGCGAACCACAATACACAACAAGTGTGGGGCTCATCCAATTTGCGTATAAGAATGTGAAGATTCAAGGGAAAGAAATAGCTGCTTCAGTAGCTGAATATGAAGCACCAGAAAAAACTCACAAAGAAAAGAAAATGCAAAATGCAGAGAAGAAAAAATCTGGTGTCGAAGACGGAACAAAAGCTAAATCTAAGATGAAGAACTGGTTTAAAGTGTTCTTTGAATAA
- a CDS encoding small basic family protein has product MWLPIIGLLLGVLLGIMTEFRVPAEYTSYLSIAVLAALDTLFGGIRAQLQETFDSQVFVTGFFFNILLAAGLAFLGVHLGVDLYLAAIFAFGVRLFNNIAVIRRMLLSKWQAKRTEG; this is encoded by the coding sequence ATGTGGCTTCCAATTATAGGGTTATTACTTGGGGTTTTATTAGGTATTATGACCGAGTTTAGGGTGCCTGCTGAGTATACAAGTTATTTATCAATCGCTGTTCTCGCGGCACTAGATACTCTATTTGGAGGGATTCGTGCTCAATTGCAGGAGACCTTCGACTCACAAGTTTTTGTGACTGGATTTTTCTTTAATATCTTATTAGCCGCAGGTTTGGCTTTTCTAGGTGTTCATCTTGGTGTAGACTTGTACTTAGCGGCAATTTTTGCTTTCGGTGTTCGTTTATTTAACAATATCGCTGTAATCAGACGTATGTTATTATCTAAATGGCAAGCAAAAAGAACTGAAGGGTAA